One genomic region from Arthrobacter sp. FB24 encodes:
- the gdhA gene encoding NADP-specific glutamate dehydrogenase, which produces MDARLEAIRDTVLARNPGEAEFHQAVVEVFESLGPVHDRHPEFLEAAILERLCEPERQIIFRVPWTDDQGRVQINRGFRVEFNSALGPYKGGLRFHPSVYLGIVKFLGFEQIFKNALTGMPIGGGKGGSDFDPRGRSDAEVMRFCQSFMTELYRHIGEYTDVPAGDIGVGGREIGYLFGQYKRITNRYESGVLTGKGISWGGSLVRPEATGFGTVIFTQEMLKTRGKSFDGQRVVVSGSGNVAINAVAKAQSLGATVVACSDSSGYIVDEAGIDVGLLREIKEVERGRLKDYALRRSGVSYVEAGSVWDVDATVALPCATQNELDGDAAARLVRNGLLAIGEGANMPSTREAVAVFQEAGVLFGPGKAANAGGVATSALEMQQNASRDSWSFEHTEQRLTDIMVGIHHRCASTADEYGEPGNYVLGANIGGFVKVADAMLAQGLI; this is translated from the coding sequence ATGGATGCACGGCTCGAGGCCATCAGGGACACCGTCCTGGCCAGGAACCCCGGAGAAGCGGAGTTCCACCAGGCAGTGGTCGAGGTGTTTGAAAGCCTGGGCCCTGTCCACGACCGTCACCCCGAATTCCTCGAAGCGGCCATCCTGGAGCGGCTCTGCGAACCCGAACGCCAGATCATTTTCCGGGTGCCGTGGACCGATGACCAGGGCCGCGTGCAGATCAACCGCGGCTTCCGGGTGGAGTTCAACTCGGCGCTCGGCCCCTACAAGGGCGGCCTGCGATTCCACCCGTCCGTCTACCTGGGCATCGTGAAATTCCTCGGCTTCGAGCAGATCTTCAAGAACGCCCTCACCGGCATGCCCATCGGTGGCGGCAAGGGCGGCTCGGACTTCGACCCCCGCGGCCGCAGCGATGCCGAAGTCATGCGGTTCTGCCAGTCCTTCATGACCGAGCTGTACCGCCACATCGGCGAATACACCGATGTGCCGGCCGGCGACATCGGCGTCGGCGGGCGCGAAATCGGCTACCTTTTCGGCCAGTACAAACGCATCACCAACCGCTACGAATCCGGCGTCCTGACCGGCAAGGGCATCTCCTGGGGCGGGTCGCTGGTCCGGCCCGAGGCCACCGGCTTCGGCACGGTGATCTTCACCCAGGAAATGCTGAAGACCCGCGGAAAGTCCTTCGACGGGCAGCGCGTGGTGGTTTCCGGTTCCGGGAACGTGGCCATCAACGCGGTCGCCAAGGCCCAGTCGCTCGGTGCCACGGTGGTGGCCTGCTCCGACTCCTCCGGCTACATCGTGGACGAGGCGGGCATCGACGTCGGGCTTCTCCGCGAGATCAAGGAAGTGGAGCGCGGACGCCTGAAGGACTATGCGCTGCGCCGTTCCGGCGTCTCCTATGTGGAGGCCGGTTCGGTGTGGGACGTCGACGCGACGGTGGCGCTGCCGTGCGCGACGCAAAACGAGCTCGACGGCGATGCTGCCGCGAGGCTGGTCCGCAACGGACTGCTCGCCATCGGCGAAGGCGCCAACATGCCGTCCACCCGCGAGGCCGTAGCGGTGTTCCAGGAGGCCGGCGTGCTGTTCGGCCCGGGCAAGGCCGCCAACGCGGGCGGCGTGGCGACGTCCGCGCTGGAGATGCAGCAGAATGCGAGCCGCGACTCCTGGTCGTTCGAGCACACGGAACAGCGGCTCACGGACATCATGGTGGGGATCCACCACCGCTGCGCCTCCACAGCCGACGAGTACGGGGAACCCGGCAACTATGTGCTGGGCGCCAATATCGGCGGCTTCGTCAAGGTGGCCGACGCCATGCTTGCGCAGGGCCTGATCTAG
- a CDS encoding helix-turn-helix domain-containing protein, with translation MSAITARPAGQDLTSSVATSFDHWRHLVAQSFVPLAAETDHPDTFRGRMRSRVLDRLCIVEVSASGHSVHRTPALVARPGQRYFKLNLQLEGTGLLIQDNREAVLRPGDLAIYDTNRPYTLAFEEQARVMVVMFPHDSLSLPPDYVGQLSAVRLAGGHGLTGIVGPFIAQLAENLEALSGPSGSRLAANALDLVSTMLHSELDMARDSMKPQVLLATSVREYIEANLADPQLSPASIAAAHFISTRHLHNIFHETGTTVASWIRSQRLERIRRDLRDPLLNGTSVGAVAARWGFLDAAHFSRTFRDAYGESPSDWRRGA, from the coding sequence ATGTCTGCAATTACAGCCCGCCCCGCTGGCCAGGACCTCACGTCCAGCGTGGCCACCTCATTCGACCACTGGCGGCACCTCGTGGCGCAGTCCTTTGTGCCGCTGGCCGCCGAGACGGATCATCCCGACACTTTCCGCGGCCGGATGCGCTCCAGGGTCCTGGACCGGCTGTGCATCGTGGAGGTCTCCGCCTCGGGCCACAGCGTCCACCGCACGCCGGCCCTGGTGGCCCGGCCTGGCCAGCGCTATTTCAAGCTCAACCTCCAGCTGGAGGGCACCGGGCTGCTCATCCAGGACAACCGTGAGGCAGTGCTGCGCCCAGGCGACCTCGCCATTTACGACACCAACCGCCCGTACACCCTGGCGTTCGAAGAGCAGGCCCGGGTCATGGTGGTTATGTTTCCGCACGACTCCCTGTCCCTGCCCCCGGATTACGTGGGCCAGCTTTCGGCGGTCCGGCTGGCCGGCGGGCACGGGCTGACCGGCATCGTGGGCCCGTTCATTGCCCAACTGGCAGAGAACCTCGAGGCCCTCAGCGGCCCCAGCGGTTCGCGGCTGGCAGCCAACGCCCTGGACCTGGTATCAACCATGCTTCATTCTGAACTGGACATGGCCCGGGACAGCATGAAGCCCCAGGTACTGCTGGCCACGTCCGTCCGCGAATACATCGAGGCCAACCTCGCCGATCCGCAGCTTTCGCCGGCCAGCATTGCGGCGGCGCACTTCATTTCCACCCGCCACCTGCACAACATCTTCCACGAGACGGGCACCACTGTTGCCAGCTGGATCCGGAGCCAGCGCCTGGAACGCATCCGCCGCGACCTGAGGGATCCGCTACTCAACGGCACGTCCGTGGGGGCAGTCGCCGCACGGTGGGGGTTCCTGGACGCAGCGCATTTCAGCCGCACCTTCCGGGATGCCTACGGCGAATCCCCCAGCGACTGGCGCCGCGGCGCCTGA
- a CDS encoding TetR/AcrR family transcriptional regulator has product MPKIVDHDERRLELVDATWRIIARLGIEGATMREIALEAGFANGALKPYFPTKDTLLTFAFGHVFNRTNERIREVTAGKAGIPALRAFCVEVLPLDSERVNEARIVVPFWQKAINDPEKAAIHRESMDQWHAAIVAHLAQARTRGDVHAAVDDSAVAGHLLNMLLGAQIAAALAPDGQADPGLNDQLEAFLTLLQAAP; this is encoded by the coding sequence GTGCCAAAGATTGTTGACCATGATGAACGGCGCCTGGAACTCGTGGATGCGACTTGGCGGATCATCGCGCGGCTGGGCATCGAAGGTGCCACCATGCGGGAGATCGCCCTCGAGGCCGGCTTCGCCAACGGCGCCTTGAAGCCTTACTTCCCCACCAAGGACACGCTGCTGACATTTGCCTTCGGTCACGTCTTCAACAGGACCAATGAGCGCATCCGGGAGGTGACGGCGGGCAAGGCCGGAATTCCGGCGCTCAGGGCTTTTTGCGTTGAGGTGCTGCCGTTGGACTCCGAGCGCGTCAATGAAGCGCGGATCGTGGTCCCGTTCTGGCAGAAGGCCATCAACGATCCGGAAAAGGCTGCCATCCACCGCGAGTCCATGGACCAATGGCATGCCGCGATCGTGGCGCACCTGGCCCAGGCCAGGACGCGGGGTGACGTGCATGCCGCCGTCGACGACTCAGCGGTTGCCGGTCACCTGCTGAACATGCTGCTGGGTGCGCAAATAGCTGCCGCACTCGCCCCGGACGGCCAGGCGGATCCGGGCCTGAACGACCAGCTGGAAGCATTCCTGACCCTGCTTCAGGCCGCGCCCTGA
- a CDS encoding primary-amine oxidase, with amino-acid sequence MTLASTDTVTPYRLATGAEITEVQGILRAGGLLDPAKRIAYLGLLDRARGSAKDSEDRRFRVFVHDVSGGRPLDVTVSVTRGEVTSAVELDTAVAGELPVLEEEFEVVEELLASDGRWLKALADRGLDVRKVRVAPLSAGVFEYPEEKGRRILRGLAFVQDFPEDSAWAHPVDGLVAYIDVVSREVTQVLDLGAVPIPAEHGNYTDPELTGPVRTTQKPLHITQPEGPSFTVTGGNHVEWEKWSVDVGFDVREGVVLHNLAFQDGDRKRPIINRASIAEMVVPYGDPSPIRSWQNYFDTGEYLVGQYANSLELGCDCLGEITYLSPVISDAFGNPREIRNGICMHEEDWGILAKHSDLWTGINYTRRNRRLVISFFTTIGNYDYGFYWYLYLDGTIEFEAKATGVVFTSAFPEGGSANISQLAPGLGAPFHQHLFSARLDMAIDGFTNRVEEEDVVRPPMGEGNERGNAFSRKRTVLTRESEAVREADARSGRTWIISNPESRNRLGEPVGYKLHAQGQPTLLADPDSSIARRAAFATKDLWVTRFAEDERYPTGDFVNQHSGGAGLPAYIAQDREIDGQDIVVWHTFGLTHFPRIEDWPIMPVDTVGFKLRPEGFFDRSPVLDVPANPNSTPAAGAHCHG; translated from the coding sequence ATGACACTTGCATCAACTGACACAGTCACCCCGTACCGCCTGGCAACCGGCGCTGAAATCACCGAAGTCCAGGGCATTCTCCGCGCCGGGGGACTGCTGGACCCGGCGAAGCGGATCGCCTACCTCGGCCTGCTGGACCGCGCCCGGGGCAGTGCCAAGGATTCCGAGGACCGTCGCTTCCGCGTGTTCGTCCACGATGTTTCCGGCGGCCGCCCCCTCGACGTGACGGTCTCCGTGACGCGCGGCGAGGTGACCTCCGCCGTCGAACTGGACACCGCCGTCGCCGGCGAACTTCCGGTGCTGGAAGAGGAGTTCGAGGTGGTCGAGGAGCTCCTGGCCTCCGACGGGCGGTGGCTGAAGGCCCTGGCCGACCGCGGACTCGACGTCCGCAAGGTCCGCGTTGCTCCGCTGTCCGCCGGTGTCTTCGAGTACCCGGAGGAAAAGGGCCGGCGCATCCTCCGCGGGCTGGCCTTTGTGCAGGACTTTCCCGAGGACAGCGCCTGGGCGCATCCCGTTGACGGCCTGGTGGCCTACATCGACGTCGTCAGCAGGGAAGTCACGCAGGTCCTGGACCTGGGAGCCGTGCCCATCCCGGCCGAACACGGTAACTACACCGACCCCGAGCTCACCGGTCCGGTCCGCACCACCCAGAAGCCGCTCCACATCACGCAGCCCGAAGGGCCCAGCTTTACGGTCACGGGCGGCAACCACGTTGAGTGGGAAAAGTGGAGCGTTGACGTCGGCTTCGATGTCCGCGAGGGCGTGGTGCTGCACAACCTGGCTTTCCAGGACGGCGACCGGAAGCGCCCCATCATCAACCGCGCCTCCATTGCCGAGATGGTGGTTCCCTACGGCGACCCGTCGCCCATCCGGTCCTGGCAGAACTACTTCGACACCGGCGAATACCTGGTGGGCCAGTACGCCAACTCGCTCGAACTGGGCTGCGACTGCCTCGGCGAGATCACGTACCTCAGCCCTGTGATCAGCGATGCGTTCGGCAACCCACGCGAAATCCGCAACGGCATCTGCATGCACGAGGAGGACTGGGGCATCCTGGCAAAGCACAGCGACCTCTGGACGGGCATCAACTACACCCGCCGCAACCGCCGCCTGGTCATCTCCTTCTTCACCACCATAGGCAACTACGACTACGGCTTCTACTGGTACCTCTACCTCGACGGCACCATCGAATTCGAGGCCAAGGCCACCGGCGTCGTCTTCACCAGCGCCTTCCCCGAAGGCGGCTCGGCCAACATTTCCCAGCTCGCACCGGGGCTCGGCGCACCGTTCCACCAGCACCTCTTCAGCGCCCGCCTGGACATGGCGATTGACGGCTTCACCAACCGGGTGGAGGAGGAGGACGTGGTCCGGCCGCCCATGGGCGAAGGCAACGAGCGCGGCAACGCGTTTTCCCGGAAGAGGACTGTCCTGACCCGGGAATCCGAGGCCGTCCGGGAAGCCGATGCACGCAGCGGCCGGACCTGGATCATCTCCAACCCGGAGTCGCGCAACCGGCTGGGCGAACCGGTGGGCTACAAGCTGCATGCCCAGGGCCAGCCCACGCTCCTGGCGGATCCGGATTCCTCCATTGCCCGCCGGGCGGCGTTCGCCACCAAGGACCTGTGGGTGACCCGGTTCGCAGAGGACGAGCGGTACCCCACCGGCGACTTCGTGAACCAGCACTCCGGGGGAGCGGGGCTGCCGGCCTACATCGCCCAGGACCGCGAGATCGACGGCCAGGACATCGTGGTCTGGCACACCTTCGGCCTGACCCACTTCCCCCGGATCGAGGACTGGCCCATCATGCCCGTGGACACGGTCGGCTTCAAGCTGCGGCCTGAGGGTTTCTTCGACCGCAGCCCCGTGCTGGATGTGCCAGCCAACCCGAACAGCACGCCCGCCGCCGGCGCACACTGCCACGGCTAG